The following coding sequences lie in one Rutidosis leptorrhynchoides isolate AG116_Rl617_1_P2 chromosome 4, CSIRO_AGI_Rlap_v1, whole genome shotgun sequence genomic window:
- the LOC139842047 gene encoding uncharacterized protein, with amino-acid sequence MDIKYYRLWYSGSRIARNGVGIFLGKLHKDNVVDVGRFSDRTMSVSLYIKEETFTVISAYAPHAGLSDGEKKSFWELLDEVVRRCPADHRLIIGGDLNGHLGAEAEGYEGVHEGFGFGPRNEEGRSILVIFFYKKYPF; translated from the coding sequence ATGGATATTAAGTACTATAGGTTGTGGTACTCGGGTTCTAGGATAGCACGGAACGGGGTAGGTATCTTTTTGGGAAAACTACATAAGGATAACGTTGTTGACGTGGGTAGGTTTAGCGATAGGACTATGTCGGTTAGTCTATATATTAAGGAGGAGACTTTCACGGTCATTAGCGCATACGCACCTCACGCGGGTTTAAGTGATGGGGAAAAGAAGAGTTTTTGGGAATTGTTAGATGAGGTAGTGAGGAGGTGCCCAGCTGACCATCGACTGATTATAGGGGGTGATCTGAATGGACACTTAGGAGCGGAGGCAGAAGGTTACGAGGGAGTCCATGAGGGCTTTGGGTTTGGTCCTAGAAATGAAGAAGGGCGCTCAATTCttgtcatttttttttataaaaaatatccCTTCTAG